Within the Hermetia illucens chromosome 6, iHerIll2.2.curated.20191125, whole genome shotgun sequence genome, the region tgtctattccccagtagaagaccaaactactggtagaatggtgtactggccagccttcgatcagcctaccACCGAGGCAGAacagcggctcagagggcggtaggtagagtcggtcggggggggtgggggggggggggggggctataaggcagcccgcaaaaccctcaagctcgccatccagcgaagcaagaggaaatgctttaagaagctctgctcagaagtggACGTAAACttgtgggggagtgcttatagaatcgttatgggacgattcagagaccgTTCATCTCTGCAGATTACGTGTCcgaccctcttgctgaaaatcatccaggggttattccctcagcaagaggagggtatCGACACATTCTAACcaactctgaatgtgacggcaattccaccagtcatcAAAGATGAGCtactgcagtcgaataggcgacagcaaagccccgggtctcaacggcataccgaataaggcccttaaacttgtcgtcaaatgtagaccggatatgttcgcggagctgctcgaaacgtgcatgtcggagggtatctttcctccaccatggaagcggcagaagttggtgctgctgcctttggctggcaaacctccaggggaaccgtcctcctatagacccatatgccttCTAGACCCTAGggggaaaatgctggagcgggTCTGCGGAACATCatatataatgatgtacttaacctttcggttccggaggaggccacggtgtttggttacgccgacgatatagcgctggttttggtagcaaagcatctcgaggatgctgagttgaaTTCAggggaagcaatcagtgttgttaaagtTTGGttggagagtgctggactggcactcgcggaggaaaagacgaaaaCGGTCcggagaaattacgcctgaattagaatcgggaatcgtatcatcacttccaagccactcatcaaatacttgggggtgatgatagacggaaaactcaattttaagcagcacacaGAGCATACTTGCGAGAAAGTATATACCACGAGTAtcactctggcaaggatgatgccgaacgaccCCTGCATACTtgtaggctgctcatagccagggtggtgagtttctATTATACTGTatgcagtttggggaaaggcactgtttacagaagaacaagggtttgttctgccttcagaaccgtctcagatgatgcagcgttcgtcatctcaggaatgataccgattgacatcctggcaaccaaaatgatgaacatttataatacTGGGTTCTTTTCCTTATCGCAGATGAAAAAAACAAAGGGGAGAGATCcctaagcagatggcaacagcgatgggaacAGTCAGAAAAGGGCCTTTGGACTTGTAGGTTGATCaattccatcggggagtggctggagacaaattataatttaacccagtttctcactggctatggaggataccgtcattacctccacaggtttaaattggacacatcACCTAATTGTTCAAACTGCGACGGAGACCCAGAGGAactagcgcacgtattcttccaatgcccaaggttcgtggaagacaggaggaacctagaggaaactctagatgaagtgctatcaccgggaAATTTTGTCCGCAGAATGGTagtttgccaggaagactgACTGGGAgaaacctagctaaagtaagttaactccaccccgtgatgtaacgccgaaaggtggttccacggggtaggggggggccGAAAAATTTATTGTGACTTCGTCACTTATCCAAAAAGGGTAAAGTTGCGCCTTTGCTATTGACGAAAGATAATTTTAAGATTTCTGTGCTATGGCGTCTAGAGGTCCCAGACTAGCTAAGTTACTAGAACAAGGGATTCGTAATCTCAGGGTTATTGAAGCAAATGAACTTGCAATTAATAACAATTAATTGGCTGCAACTTTGATTTCACTGTACACGAATtatgaagagaaaaaaaaatatttgtaggTAATTGCCTTGGGAAAATAAAGATTTAAATTAGATAAATCTCGCAACGGGAGTCGAATCGATTAAAAAGTTGATGCCTATCATTGAACCATAAATACGGTCCATTATTCCTACGAATCCAGGTTAATTTTGGAACCGGAACCATTATAGCTGCGTGTGCCGGTACCAACAATAAAATAACAAATGACCAATGATTTCAATTGAAGATCTTATCTTGCACTAAAGATATTTTCCATGTCTATATTCACAGAGCATAGTACTACCGTCTTTTCGCATGAGTAACTCTTGCCGTGAAAAATTACTAATAAAACTGTTGAGACAACCAATTTTTTGTATCTCTCCAGATTGCAAACCTGAATCTTTCAATTGGTCAGCTACCTACGAGTATGCTTATCTAAAAACACATGCATGCACTGTACTTACATTCTGAAGATCGTTGGTCAAAAAGATATTGCCTTTCAATTTGAAGTCCGGAACTATCGCCTGCACCCAGCGTGGCTTCATTTCCTGTCGAATCACTCGCAGACTGGGTGCCAGTTTCAATGCTTCCAACAAAAAATCAAGTCCGAATTCATAATCTGGGATCATAATTAAAAGATCGTAGTCTGGAGTGTCCAGCTCAAGTTCAAGAACGGACGATCTAATGCTTTGGATGTAGTTGAAACGCAAGATCGAGTTGAAGACCTTGTAGCGAGCTTGAATGGTCTCCTGCGCGTTCAGATAGAATACATGGTAAATCTCCTTTTTGTTTATAACGGCATTTTTAGGTTGATAGAAACTATTGATACCATCATCGTTACCGTCGACCGGAACGAAATGAAAACTGGGGATTTGGGGCTGAATTGGTGTAACGGTTATTGTAAACGTTGGGTCTTCAAATACGATTGGAAATTGTCGCTTGAAACGACCTTCCCTCCGCACTATTTTGTGATTGCTGGAAGGTCGTTTTCGTCGCCTCGGTGGgaatatcacgttgctgggatCAATGGTGCTTAATATTCTGGTTGCATCACGGGTTGTTGATTCAAGAGTAGTTGGGGAATCTGTTGTCATAGTTGTTGAATCCTGGGAGGAGGTTGTTGATAAATCTGTTGTTGGGTCTTCGGTATTCATGGTTGAAGTTTCCGTAGGTTCAGTTGATTCGACTGGGGTTGTTTTGGATTCACTTGGCATTGCTTCAGTAGTAGTTGGTAGTGAACCACTAGTTTCTTGTGGTTCGTTTGTGCTAGATTCAGTCAAGATAGTCGTTGTTTCGGGGTTCGGTTCCGTAGTCGGTGATTTTGGGATCATGGTTGTTTGCTGCGTTGTTGTTTCTGGAGTTACTGTTGATGATTTCGCAGTCGTTGGTTCCGAAGTTACTACTGGTGTCGTTGATTTTGGGGTTGTCGTAGGGTTTGATGATGAGGAATCTGGCATTATCGAAGATGTGGTCGCTGTCGGGGCGGctgatgatgttgttgattccGGCTCTGCTGAGGATGATGCTGTTGATTCAGGTTCTGCTGAGGATGATGTTGTGGATTCCGGCGTTACTGTTGATGACGTTGTTGATTCCGGCGTCACCGTTGATGACGTTGTTGATTCCGgggttgctgttgttgattctGTAGTTGATGATTGCGTGCTTGATGTAATTGATTCTGTAGTTGATGATTGCGTGCTTGATGTAGTTGATTCTGTAGTTGATGTGCTTGATTCTGTTGTAGGAGATGCCGAAGTTGTTTGCGATGCCCCGTCATTGAAGGGATGCGTATCCATTTCCAAGCTGTACCCATAAAATTCCAAAATATCCTCGTATTGCATAGTGATTGTGACGTTGTCTTTGCTCAAACTGAGGCCAGTTAATGGGttctcttcgttgaagaaatatTTCTGTAAAATCAAATTTATGATTGTTATCAAATGGAAATCTTTGAATTAACAAAAAGTAAATTGAGCAGTTTATCATAAGGGAGAAAGTATTCAGTGCATTTACTAACGCTATCTAGCGATAGGTAAAAAGCCTGGAATATAAATAGCTAAGAGGTCTAGCATTGTTGTTAACTGATATTATGACCTATTGTTGTTAATTTTAGAGTAAAACGGAATGAATaccgtaagctatgggagccaaagtatcgcctgaatacgggctccgtctttacttggctgttaaaatccccaagtatgattttgatatcatatctgggacaggcttcgagggttcgttctactgccttgtagaaggtatccttctccgactctgcagtctcccctggaggggcgtgaatgttaatgaggcttatatttctgaatttgcctcgcagacgcagagtgtatagcctttcgcttatattttcaatgccgataacagcaggtttcattttttggctgaccaagaaacctccgagcacatggtttactggatggccgctataatatatggtgtggcgactcttctccagaaaaccggtccctgtccaacgcatgtcctgcaatgctgttacatcagccctatattgggacagggtattggctagctgctggcagctccatctctgcacagggagcgcacgttccatgagaaaatgcgcaaatcgttattcctttttcgtttccGGGTttttcgttgtattatccgtccagtccgaggctcctgttgtggcttcgtaacgttagttttccgtgttgggttgtcagccctgcccaacccccaaccaggaggtccagttggaacaatttgtcccgtttttaggcgcaggagactcaccttcatccttctacctctacagcttttcgttaagaaagagctcccagcggtcaccacgtggaggtggagatagggtttggtagtagagctgttagtgttggttcagcaggcgtttcccaggttttacgctccaACGTGGGAACCAATCTccctttcgccctgggacctatactaccctttgaccactggttatagtgtatgtattaactatagtatgtcaaggaATCGTCAGAATTccctttttccaaatatttcaacttggcatttggtattaagtattctcccaggtgcctcgtcCTACTTTCACAAAtaccagacactgtcccagaacatgtatgaACATTTCatcgcacagaacctgcagacattgtccgtagatatccctaacttccctaggtgatagtttggcagtgaccagtgaataTTCTTACTAAAATCCGGAAGTTATTTTTGGTGGGTTTTAAACATTCCCTTGTGCGCTTGAGTTCGTATCCCTCTATAAGCGccctgaactgctccattcctggttaGTTCGCCCAGTATAGCTCCCTCAGCCcttcttttccattttttaatgtcatagccaagAACCAGTTTCAGATttcacagaagagttctggtcCGAGTAGAGGCAGGAAGGGCCTGGCCAGTTCGCCCGCTGCatcattgccttccaatccaACATGGTCTCGAATCCAGAGAATCCAGTCCTTATTGTGCGAGcgtgttcagtctctcaaggcatcccTATACGAATTTGGAGTttgggccggacctctggagcgctttctacgatagtctgGATGGATGAATGCTcttggtttcagccttgcacggTTTATCACGCTGTCTCCGAACCTGCCGTggtggtgatcgcggaagtaatccccgttgccccccttgctaaggagcgagatagctttacgctccttagcaagcgTGAAAGCGAGAACTTAAgataggtggttgcccgtgaagaacgtcaacgcacacttaccgagtggcaactctcttgccaaaatgagccaaggggcagatggactgcgcggctcatcgacagttTAGAGCCGTGGCTGAACCGGACGCACCCTTGAGATTGAtgatttccttacccaacttctaagcgggcatggaagttttcagtcttacctgcacatggttgggaaggcgcgatctcctgattgtgtgttctagaATGGAATGGCGCACGACGCTGaagacacctttttctcttgcaagaGTTGGGATGGTTTTcgtcagtagctttatgcagacacaggggagctctctccagacaacattgtcagaaagatgaTGAAGAGCACTAGCAGCTGGAATCATACTGCGCATgtttgggctcttcttattgcgaagaagattgaactcgaccagcAGAGGGACCTGTTGGTTAAAGGGATTCCCTGCTTTGAAGGCTCCccaagccgggagagcgggagggctagtcgGAAGTGACAGGgatgtgtttagttggtagttcgacagtatactgttgcgggagtccaacatgctgtgcgtaaacgcattcaaatATCCTACTCCCAAAATAAAGAATCTTTCAGCTTTTAGAATAATCGATATCATGACCATAAAACACTTTCTAGAAATTTGGTCGCAGCGGTCACACATTAAAAAGTAGAACTTCTTTGATAATCTGACTATTTTGGTTTGACTTCCTGACAACATATTTCTGGGATATCCAAAACATTTCTCTGGGCAGAAAGTATGCTAACAGGTTTTTTTCCCATGAAAGAGTCTGAACTAAATCCATTAttggaaattcaaaaattgaatttttattaatcTCTTTCATTTGGTATTTCCGACACGATATGTTAATTAAGTCGattggaaaatttttgattaaaaaacaaaatcataaataagaaattatttccTTACTCTTAAACGTCTGTGAATATCTCGATAGCCGATTCTCAATAAATCCCGATCCCATGGTAATTTAAGGACGTTATAAATCTCCGTTGCACCAGCACCTTGCGATCCTTCATACAATGCAATTAAAACACTAGCCAGAGACGTTGGcgaaaatgcaaaattattTCTATTCGCGATTGAATGCTGTCGCAAAATTTTATAAGATAGATCATTCGTTATATCCACCATCACATCTACAGCCGTTATTTTTGGTAATTCCCGACCGAAATTGGGCGGAATTTCACTTTGATATCCATAATCGATAAAATTCGAATAAACTGGAGATAAAATTATGGATAGAGTTAATAAAAACCGATTCATTCTCGAAATTTATAAGTGGCTAGAACGGAGCTACATATACTGGCGGAAGCAGATGTATCTGAACTTTGCGTCAGCGACTATCCGTAGTCAACGGATCACCGAATACTAAAGTTGGGTATCATTTTACAAACAGTTTTTACCTTTCAGGTGTACAATGTATCTACATTGATTCAATGATGACCAGCGTGTcggatttttttatttgcttttctTACAGCCTCTTGCTCAAAGAAGCGTACCTTGGGTGATCTTTTCGATTGGAAGCCCATGAACAGTTCATGAGCATGACCAAAAGTAGCTATTTTGATTTTAGCATAAAATTATAGGGGAGAATGGCGTTTATTCTTTCTGTATGTAGTCATATTTATTATACAGATCTATTGGGGATATGTAGCGGGGGCGCCGTTTTCGTAATCAGTAAGTTCGTCGACGTTAGTATGCATTTCACACTAATTATTGTTGGGCCTTTTTCACACGGTTGGAAAATTAGAAAAGTTGCATTCAACCTAGAATGCACCTGTAAAAGATACATCCAATAAGGCGGCTTTTTCTTCATACCAGCTTTAAAGGATCTTCTGCCAAATCTGAACTTAAGTTCCCTCTTTACACTACTGTGTAAATCAGTAGGCTTTTGGCGACTCCTCAAAGATTTATTTTTACTAAATTTAGATTACTTATTAGAACCtagatttgaaaataaaacgtgTGAATTTCACGAATGGGATACTATGCAAATGCTGTGTAATTACAGGCGAGCATGAAGAGGTGGACAACTTTAGATACAAAGATGAAGAACTGTAGAAAAAGGGGTTAATAAGCCAATTTTTTACACTTTCTGAAACGGAAACGTTGCGATGTATGAAATACGTCTCCAGTTCTCTAAAACGTGTAAATCAAATAATTTGATTCCACGAGAAttaattgagatttttttaattattatctttGGTATGAGATTTTTGGCACTAAGATATGCTTGGCGAAGTACATTTCCTATTTTCTGGACAAATAGGAACACCTCATTCTCGTTAAGTAAATTGAAATTGAGTAGAATTATCAGTTTTTGTTCTATTGGTATTCTAGACTCattaaaagttttttatttagaacCATTTTGATTGGTAGAAAAATGTGATCTTATTATATCTGATGATTGTTCATATATTTTCTTATTATAGACAATGAttccaaaaataattaatttaattgactTTTTGTGCTCGTTGATTATATGATAGATATTTAATTTAAATCGGATTGACTTGGATGGCACACAAAATCTCTGAAATATTTGGATCCAGGAACAAAGCTGATCTTATCGAAATAACGTCCTTCCTCGGGGTCCTTCACGCTTCCTAATCGTGTCTTCACTTGATGTGGTTTGCTGGTAGATATCACTAAGATGGCACATTTCCTTAGAATAGAAACGTTtacatctccgttaatattgagaatttcgaaaaaaggagcttaatttgtgatcactacttttGGTaagggatctgagcttcaaaatcgtatataggttggggaaatttcgatgaatcttgggaaaaactttaaaagtttatatctcccttaatgtTGACAATTTCGTGATTTTCTTCTTAATACTTCTACAAGAGTCGACGATGATTCTGATGATCATCAATCGAAAAAATATACTAAATTGATTACAGTCGACGTATGGAACATTTTCAAGTTCTTTGCTGATCTCATTCAGTTCGCTTTTTAGAGTAAGGTTTCTAGGCTACGAGGAATCAGAAA harbors:
- the LOC119660504 gene encoding nuclear pore complex protein DDB_G0274915-like; the encoded protein is MNRFLLTLSIILSPVYSNFIDYGYQSEIPPNFGRELPKITAVDVMVDITNDLSYKILRQHSIANRNNFAFSPTSLASVLIALYEGSQGAGATEIYNVLKLPWDRDLLRIGYRDIHRRLRKYFFNEENPLTGLSLSKDNVTITMQYEDILEFYGYSLEMDTHPFNDGASQTTSASPTTESSTSTTESTTSSTQSSTTESITSSTQSSTTESTTATPESTTSSTVTPESTTSSTVTPESTTSSSAEPESTASSSAEPESTTSSAAPTATTSSIMPDSSSSNPTTTPKSTTPVVTSEPTTAKSSTVTPETTTQQTTMIPKSPTTEPNPETTTILTESSTNEPQETSGSLPTTTEAMPSESKTTPVESTEPTETSTMNTEDPTTDLSTTSSQDSTTMTTDSPTTLESTTRDATRILSTIDPSNVIFPPRRRKRPSSNHKIVRREGRFKRQFPIVFEDPTFTITVTPIQPQIPSFHFVPVDGNDDGINSFYQPKNAVINKKEIYHVFYLNAQETIQARYKVFNSILRFNYIQSIRSSVLELELDTPDYDLLIMIPDYEFGLDFLLEALKLAPSLRVIRQEMKPRWVQAIVPDFKLKGNIFLTNDLQNMGILEVFEPSRADFSPMTNESDIYVKHIEQSINVHLRTRPADQLKRHIGPFNRPIEVSVNHPFLFFIVDKEIDVAIMAGRVLNPVNVRIH